TTTACGGAACTACATTTTCTGCAAACTATAAAAAGGAAAAAATAGATTTTATCTTAGGTGGTGGCTGGAATAAGTATGAAGGAAGCCATTTTGGGAATGTTTTGTGGACGCGAAGTGTTATCCTTCCGGAATATGATTTTAAATACTATGACGATTTTTCGACCAAAACCGATTTTAATGTTTTTGCAAAAATCAATTACAGGCTGAATGAAAACTGGAGTCTTTTTGGAGACCTGCAATACAGAAATGTAGGATATAAAGCCAATGGGGCAGACACCGGTCTTGTGGATGACAACTTTAATTTCTTTAACCCTAAAGCAGGTATTACTTATCTTGTCAATGACGAAAACAATATTTATTTCTCCTATGCCCGTGCGAACCGCGAACCAAACCGAAGCGACTACGAATCCGGAAATCCAAAACCTGAAAAGCTGAATGATTTTGAATTGGGCTGGAGATACAGCTCGCCTAAGACAAAAATCAATGTCAACGGATATTACATGAGATATAAGGACCAGCTTGTCCTGACAGGTGCTTTAAACGATGTTGGAGCGCCAATACGCCAAAATAGCGGAGAAAGTTACAGGCTTGGATTGGAAATCGATGCTACTCTTTTTATAGCAGAGAAATGGATTTTCCGTCCAAATCTTACCATAAGTACTAACAAAAATGAAGATTTTGTTTTTCAGCGTGATGGAATCCTGGAAAAATTGGGGAATACGGACATCGCCTTTTCACCAAATGTAATCTTTGGTAATGCCATTACGTTTTTGCCTGTAAAAAACATGCAGGTTTCACTTCTGACAAAATTTGTAGGAGACCAATATATGGGTAATATTGATTCAAAAGCCTCAAAATTGAAAAGCTATGCTGTGAACGATTTGAATATTTCTTATGAAATTAAAACCAATACGGTTTTTAAATCGATTATCTTTTCAGGGCTGGTGAATAATATTTTTGATTATGAATATGAATCAAATGGTTATTTCTATACTTATGATGACGATTATTCCAATCCGGGTACTATAAAAACAATCGAAGGAGCCGGATATTTTCCACAGGCAGGGATTAATTTCCTGGCAGGAATGACATTGAAGTTTTAAAAATTAGTTTTTTAATTATTTCCCGAAGCCTGGCAGGATCTATAACCTGTCAGGTTTTTTTATTTCAGGATATTTTTCCATTCGCCCGATTCGGCAAATTCTTTTATAACCTTATTTCTTTGAGCTAAAAAGGAACGCAAATAGTTTTCCAAAAAAATAAAATCGGCTAATTTTCCCAAAATACCCCAAGGCGATTCATATTCAAAAATATCGGTCATCAGGGTTTGATTGCCATCAGTTTCAAAATGATGTTCGTGCCGGAATTTTTTGAAAGCACCTTTAATCATTTCATCGGCAAAAAAAGAAGGACGATTATAGTCGGTTATTTTGGAAGTCAGATGTTGCGTGAATCCTAAATGTTTTGCACGCCATGTCACAGTATCGTTTAATCCGATTAACCCTGAAGTTTTGCCAGACACG
This portion of the Flavobacterium lindanitolerans genome encodes:
- a CDS encoding SRPBCC family protein — its product is MPRICLKTAITAPLHIVFDLSRSIDLHTISTEQTQEKAVSGKTSGLIGLNDTVTWRAKHLGFTQHLTSKITDYNRPSFFADEMIKGAFKKFRHEHHFETDGNQTLMTDIFEYESPWGILGKLADFIFLENYLRSFLAQRNKVIKEFAESGEWKNILK